The stretch of DNA GTATTGGTCGCAGATTGATTGCCAAATTCTTTGTTCACATGGTCTATATGAAGAAACATTTGCATTTCACCCTCTTCACCTATAATTCACATTAGTTTTATCGGATTAATATTAATTAAATTTTATTATAATCTTTATCAGAGTAAAGTCAATATTTTTCCAAAAAAAAGTGCCTGACACCCAGCAAAAAAATCTGCTGGGTATCAGGCACCACTAAAAAATTATAATAAATAACCACTCGAATGGAAGGTGTACCATTTTCCGTTAATGTATTGCTTATTTTGAACCATTGCACCAGATGAGGATAAGTAATATTTCTTCCCACGATCGGTTATCCAGCCGGTAGCCATTGCACCTGAGGAATAGAGATAGTACCACTTATTGTTGGATTTTATCCACCCAGTGGCCATTGCGCCATTTGAATTCAGAAAGTACCATTTGCCATTAACTTTTTGCCAGCCAGTTAACATGACACCATTGGTTCCAAGATAATACCACTTACTAGCATCCTTTATCCAACCGGTTGCTTTCGTCCCATTTGATTGAATGTAATACCACTTGTCTTGCTCTTTTAACCAACCTGGCTCTGTTGCAATTGCTTGGGTATTTCCTTCATACATTTGTGTAACAGCAATTCCTGGATAATAAAACTTTAATATTTCTTGATAATTTTTTCCTGCTCCTGCCATGTTTTGGGCACCCCATTGACTCATCCCCACACCATGGCCATCACCTGTACCTGAAACGGTAACCATACCATTTTCTGATTTCACTTCATTTACTAAATAACTAAGCATCATACGATTACCTATGATAGACCGTACTTTAGATATACTTACATTTGAAAACGACATACGTTGTGTAATTAAATTACCTAGTTCATCTACCTTATCTTTTACAAAAAACTCTACTGCTATGTTTCCTTTTGAGACACGTTGACCAGAACCTACATTATGAAGTGAGAATTCAGGAATGGAAATAATTTTAATTTCTTTGTTTGCATAACCATTGTTGGTTAGCCACAGCTTAATATTAGAGGATATGGTTGGATCAAGTTCTATTGTTGAAGACCACCATTCTGATGGTTTTGTTAAGTCTAACGAGGTAATATCTATTTGTGTTTGATGAAATGCAAATTTCCAACTTGTTTTTGGATCATAAGGATCTTGTTTGATGGGCAAATAAGGGACAGCAGTTGTTCCCCACGCATTGGCGTTACTCTCAGTCCGACCGCCATTACTTGCAGAATATACAGCATCGATTAAACGGCCATTATACTGGGCAACCTGGCCTTTCGTTTCATCCACTGCTCTAGTTGTATTAGGTGTCCAAATGTAGCCACCGTATACTTGATATAATATTGTGTCATCAATCAATCCGCGGGTAATATAACTCATCGCATACGTTCTTGCTGCTACAGCTTGAGTTTTTAACGCTTCAATGTTCCAAAAGGGATACATTTCAATTGGAACAACGCCTTTTAAGTAATTCTCCATTGAAACAGAGTTTATTGGGCGGATGTATTTTTTGTTTTCAATCATAAAATCAAAGTTCCCTAAATAGAGACGACTATTTATGGAAAGTTGTGAACTAGCTTGAATAGGACTAGCCGAAAATGAATCATATGAATTTAAAAGATTATTATCTTTATATAGTGCTATTTTTTCATTTTCTAATTTTATTAAATAGGTGCTTCCAGATTTTAATAGGATATTTGGGTCATTCGTTTGATAGTCACCGTTTGGTTTGAGAGTGATTTCTGATTTATTACCTAAAAAGTTAATCAATTTCACCTTAACAATTGGTTCTGACTGCACTGCAGCAAACCCGTGACCAAATGGAAATACAGATAAAAATAAAGAGAACACTGCTACACAAAGTATGATTTTCTTCAACGAATAATATCCCTCCGAAACTAGTAATATAGGACCAGCTGTTAGGATAATCATATAGTATTAGATTGTGTTACGACAATGGAATATTATTTCCAAATAACCTTCTTAAGAATGGACAGGTTCCTGCTTTAATAATGGCTGTGTCATTGTTGGTAGAAGAACTTCAATGCAAGTTCCCTCATTAACTTTGCTAGTTATGTTTAATGTACCATGGTGATTTTCAACAATCTTAAAACAAGTCATTAATCCAAGTCCAGTTCCCTTTTCTTTTGTGGTATAAAAAGGCTCTCCAAGTGTAGAAATTCGGTCTTCAGGTATTCCCAGGCCTGTATCATTAATCTGTACTGAAATTTTCCCTTCCTGCTTTTCTTTTACGATTACCTTTATCGTTCCACCCTTCGGCATGGCTTCGATTGCATTTTTCAAAAGGTTTAAGAAAACCTGTTTTAATTGATTTTCCTCACAGCTGATGCTGGGAAGTTCAGGACTAAACTCGGTGAGAATTTGGACATTATTCAAGATAGATTGGTTGTTAATTAAGGTGATAACATCAGTTAATAATGACATGATATTATGTTCAAC from Bacillus sp. SLBN-46 encodes:
- a CDS encoding SpoIID/LytB domain-containing protein: MIILTAGPILLVSEGYYSLKKIILCVAVFSLFLSVFPFGHGFAAVQSEPIVKVKLINFLGNKSEITLKPNGDYQTNDPNILLKSGSTYLIKLENEKIALYKDNNLLNSYDSFSASPIQASSQLSINSRLYLGNFDFMIENKKYIRPINSVSMENYLKGVVPIEMYPFWNIEALKTQAVAARTYAMSYITRGLIDDTILYQVYGGYIWTPNTTRAVDETKGQVAQYNGRLIDAVYSASNGGRTESNANAWGTTAVPYLPIKQDPYDPKTSWKFAFHQTQIDITSLDLTKPSEWWSSTIELDPTISSNIKLWLTNNGYANKEIKIISIPEFSLHNVGSGQRVSKGNIAVEFFVKDKVDELGNLITQRMSFSNVSISKVRSIIGNRMMLSYLVNEVKSENGMVTVSGTGDGHGVGMSQWGAQNMAGAGKNYQEILKFYYPGIAVTQMYEGNTQAIATEPGWLKEQDKWYYIQSNGTKATGWIKDASKWYYLGTNGVMLTGWQKVNGKWYFLNSNGAMATGWIKSNNKWYYLYSSGAMATGWITDRGKKYYLSSSGAMVQNKQYINGKWYTFHSSGYLL